A genomic stretch from Schistosoma haematobium chromosome 4, whole genome shotgun sequence includes:
- the COMTD1_1 gene encoding Catechol O-methyltransferase domain-containing protein 1, variant 3 (EggNog:ENOG410VECG~COG:Q) has translation MEITDEYLKDYCLPAWKKAGIESKVDFQLGPAVDTLQSLIDNGESETFDFALIDADKENYSKYYELCLKLVRPRGIIAIDNVLRRERVLEENDNCPETVGIREMNAFIARDNSVRISLLRTGDGLTIVVKN, from the exons ATGGAAATAACAGATGAATATTTGAAAGACTATTGTTTGCCAGCATGGAAGAAAGCAGGTATAGAATCGAAAGTTGATTTCCAACTCGGTCCAGCTGTTGATACTCTAC AAAGTTTGATTGATAATGGAGAGAGTGAAACATTCGATTTTGCCCTGATCGATGCTGATAAAGAAAACTATAGTAAATATTACGAATTATGTTTAAAACTAGTTCGACCTCGTGGAATAATCGCCATTGATAAT GTTCTACGGAGGGAGCGTGTGCTCGAGGAGAATGATAACTGCCCTGAAACTGTTGGTATAAGAGAAATGAATGCATTTATAGCTAGAGATAACTCTGTTCGGATTTCTCTCT